One stretch of Schlesneria sp. DSM 10557 DNA includes these proteins:
- a CDS encoding SpoIIE family protein phosphatase has translation MAQLILLLDGEATTLELTSDETMLGRDPKCTLEIKSGMVSRRHARVLKQDGEYIVEDMGSGNGTYVNGNKLVGPKAIKHGDRIKLGPVLLRFENPSGASVSPLTGPARPANSRMPSAGAGNPSGTATTFTVELNDDDESSLMTGKASGFGKLDVKPEAKLKGVLEISRALAGTSDLDSLLPKILDTLFNIFPHADRGCILLRDDTQSKMIPRAMKHRRAGDDETVKLSRTILSKVLEEKSGILSSDATNDSRFEASESIANLTIRSMMCVPMLSLSGEPMGVINIDTQNPFNQFREEDLDLLMAVAGQAAMSYEQAKLLVTAIEKQKQDKEMDIAMGVQRSLLPTALPAADGWEFFASYDTAQAVGGDYYDAFFVEDGKKVCLAFGDVAGKGVPASLVMSRIATVVTNVMTFVGDVREAIHRINHQMCTRAVEGRFVTFVLCVIDLTSGEMTIAIAGHMPIMIRKTDGTIVEFGEEAIGVPLGVMEDFPYDVLTRTIEPGETCVIYTDGVSEAMNPENELYGVDRLRELMKASTGGHADALGKVILGDVRKFANGRPQNDDITIMVFGRR, from the coding sequence ATGGCACAATTAATCCTCCTCCTCGACGGTGAAGCGACAACGCTGGAACTCACCTCTGACGAAACGATGCTCGGCCGAGATCCCAAGTGCACACTGGAAATCAAGTCGGGGATGGTTTCGCGGCGACATGCGCGTGTCCTGAAACAAGACGGAGAGTACATCGTTGAGGATATGGGCAGCGGGAACGGCACCTACGTCAACGGGAATAAGCTTGTCGGTCCCAAAGCCATTAAGCATGGAGACCGCATTAAACTTGGGCCGGTCCTGCTGCGGTTCGAAAATCCCTCCGGCGCGTCGGTTTCACCTCTAACCGGGCCTGCGCGTCCGGCGAACAGCCGCATGCCGAGCGCAGGAGCAGGCAATCCGAGCGGCACGGCAACAACATTTACTGTCGAACTCAACGACGACGATGAATCATCGCTGATGACGGGTAAGGCGAGCGGCTTTGGCAAGCTGGATGTGAAGCCGGAAGCCAAGCTGAAAGGGGTTCTGGAGATCAGCCGTGCCTTAGCAGGAACCTCGGACCTGGATTCGCTGCTGCCGAAGATTCTGGACACACTGTTTAACATTTTTCCGCACGCGGATCGGGGCTGCATTCTGCTCCGCGACGACACTCAATCAAAGATGATTCCCCGCGCGATGAAACATCGCCGGGCGGGTGATGACGAAACAGTGAAACTCAGCCGGACCATTCTCAGCAAAGTTCTGGAAGAGAAATCCGGGATCCTTTCGTCCGATGCGACGAATGACTCGCGTTTCGAAGCAAGCGAGTCCATCGCTAACCTGACGATCCGATCGATGATGTGCGTTCCGATGTTGAGTCTCTCGGGCGAACCAATGGGTGTGATCAACATCGACACCCAGAACCCATTCAACCAGTTTCGTGAAGAGGACCTTGACCTGCTGATGGCGGTCGCCGGTCAGGCCGCGATGTCCTACGAACAGGCAAAACTACTGGTAACGGCAATCGAGAAGCAGAAACAGGACAAGGAAATGGATATCGCCATGGGGGTGCAGCGATCGCTGCTCCCCACGGCGTTGCCAGCAGCAGATGGCTGGGAGTTTTTCGCCTCGTATGACACGGCTCAGGCTGTCGGCGGCGACTACTACGACGCCTTTTTTGTGGAAGACGGCAAGAAAGTCTGCCTCGCCTTTGGCGATGTCGCGGGGAAGGGGGTCCCCGCCTCGCTGGTGATGTCTCGCATCGCAACTGTGGTCACCAACGTCATGACCTTCGTCGGTGACGTTCGCGAGGCGATCCACCGAATCAACCATCAGATGTGCACGCGCGCCGTAGAGGGACGCTTTGTCACATTTGTATTGTGCGTCATCGACCTGACCTCGGGCGAAATGACGATTGCCATCGCCGGACACATGCCCATCATGATCCGCAAGACAGACGGAACAATCGTTGAATTTGGGGAAGAAGCGATTGGAGTGCCGCTTGGGGTCATGGAAGACTTCCCCTATGACGTGCTGACTCGCACGATCGAGCCGGGCGAAACCTGCGTCATTTATACCGACGGGGTCAGCGAAGCGATGAACCCTGAAAACGAACTTTACGGAGTTGACCGGCTGCGGGAATTGATGAAAGCCAGTACAGGTGGTCACGCCGACGCCTTGGGCAAAGTCATCCTGGGGGACGTTCGCAAGTTCGCCAACGGCCGCCCCCAGAACGACGACATCACCATTATGGTCTTTGGTCGACGCTAA